In one Bombyx mori chromosome 4, ASM3026992v2 genomic region, the following are encoded:
- the LOC101735700 gene encoding uncharacterized protein LOC101735700 produces the protein MRGSFCQFLLLAHAVSAITAPRIENDFEVRRQPPAQHPGFNEHQTRFGLNSPLQSFQQAGLLTSPAPTLQYQQQPYPQLQQPYVPQFNGLLTQNIPSQNLPIQSVPNVGGQGTLQLPSNAFQFSPSQSANPALLQNNYQQNIRQLSQQTQNILPQAAPTLPTYQNIPTSQNPPVFNPNPPQPVNIGQQNPTAAFLPTVAAAQSQPIFNRPNPITIQPAPNLAPQNPLNLNNGQIPFQSTINQQAPVYSNEQIQSILEQQSKENLEKLKELQERARIIQKHQEFVEKQQQKQQVQVQKLHEEFVSKQATKTVPTIPTTESYDYYTNRQVEKTSSRPIQPHETDLFRKAVEMYEKDHPTTTTSTTTTTTTTTPAPPTRRYTARPKSRTRHPPQDRNKQKLYNEIKNLLEESETKGFDDNLRAKSAELLQKPDILKQLKVALAENPEDFNGKNFTSREINLNGQKFEVIRTTNPNLIPKGAITAESSNLAHISSAVRELQKDNRNTFEDLTKGVLPPGANFELVKQAENGKLEEVSKIPTDLQNKKKVTFVFLEEQDDGSYKVKGVKANGQQTEEGPEVENILNKIKRGEIQLPGPTKISNSLFVGSTTTTTTTSRPSTESTDYVAASSHLPSSYSSYVTASSHGTSGLTSPIYTTPTPTYQSHRSQSTRTTSQQTQPYVPPTVAVSTTERHAAKSSSPSYEYSSSRNSISHAPRITYPSSTFSTIINSTPTYRTTPKDLVIIGSSTVPTTYSEPTPHFNDREANPGLVEILKENGLFATAKYLKQSGLDSILNETGPYTIFAPTDKAFRTLLVQLGGPDKAEEKFKDNPRLLSGLLLHHVIPGAFDIGSLQDEMTGVSLAGTQLRVNQYDMHDVEWNEVKVTTINGARVLEDKKDIHIPQGIAHAVDRVMFPLPVGDLVQTLQADRDRRFTTFLKALQASGFVDTLAESKTYTVFAPTDAAFARLPPAELAQLTERARAHELVARHVLPGTLYSAGMRYYQLRNSMEDAKPLTLQKNSGRIKVNNAQVVTHNIPATNGVIHAIDNVL, from the exons ATGAGGGGCAGCTTTTGTCAATTTCTGTTGTTGGCGCATGCTGTCAGCGCCATAACTGCGCCTAGA ATAGAAAATGATTTCGAAGTAAGAAGACAGCCACCTGCACAACACCCTGGCTTCAATGAGCACCAAACGAGGTTCGGCCTGAACTCACCTCTGCAGAGCTTCCAGCAAGCAGGTCTACTGACCAGTCCCGCGCCGACTCTGCAGTACCAGCAGCAACCTTACCCGCAGCTCCAACAGCCATATGTTCCGCAATTCAACGGTCTTCTAACACAGAACATTCCATCTCAGAACTTACCGATTCAAAGCGTTCCTAATGTTGGCGGTCAAGGCACCTTGCAATTGCCTAGCAATGCGTTCCAATTTAGTCCATCCCAGAGCGCTAACCCTGCACTGCTGCAGAACAACTACCAACAGAACATTAGACAGCTATCACAACAGACACAGAACATTTTACCGCAAGCCGCCCCCACCTTACCGACCTATCAAAACATACCCACATCACAAAATCCACCTGTTTTTAATCCCAATCCGCCGCAACCCGTGAACATCGGACAGCAAAACCCTACCGCTGCTTTCCTGCCAACCGTAGCAGCAGCTCAAAGTCAACCTATTTTCAATAGACCCAATCCCATCACTATCCAACCGGCCCCAAATCTAGCTCCTCAGAATCCCCTAAATCTTAACAATGGTCAAATACCATTCCAATCAACGATAAATCAACAAGCACCTGTGTATTCAAACGAACAAATACAAAGTATCCTAGAGCAACAATCGAAAGAAAATTTAGAGAAATTGAAAGAACTTCAAGAAAGAGCACGTATCATTCAGAAGCATCAGGAGTTTGTTGAAAAGCAACAACAGAAACAACAGGTACAAGTTCAGAAACTACACGAAGAATTCGTTAGTAAACAAGCTACTAAAACCGTTCCGACCATACCCACGACGGAAAGCTACGATTACTATACCAACAGGCAGGTAGAAAAGACTAGCAGCAGACCCATTCAGCCTCATGAGACGGATTTATTCAGGAAAGCTGTCGAAATGTACGAAAAAGATCATCCGACTACAACGACATCGACCACAACGACTACCACGACCACAACGCCGGCACCTCCGACGCGCAGGTACACAGCGAGACCGAAATCCAGAACCAGACATCCGCCTCAGgacagaaacaaacaaaaattgtacaACGAAATCAAAAATCTACTGGAGGAGAGCGAAACCAAAGGATTTGACGACAACCTGAGAGCTAAAAGCGCTGAGCTACTACAGAAACCAGACATTCTGAAGCAACTTAAGGTAGCGTTGGCCGAAAATCCTGAGGATTTTAATGGCAAGAACTTCACGTCTCGAGAAATCAATCTGAACGGACAGAAGTTCGAAGTCATCAGGACGACGAACCCTAATCTTATTCCGAAGGGAGCGATCACGGCAGAAAGTTCAAATTTAGCGCACATATCGTCCGCCGTCCGTGAATTACAAAAAGACAATCGAAACACATTTGAAGATCTGACAAAAGGCGTTTTACCTCCAGGAGCGAATTTCGAACTCGTCAAACAGGCAGAGAACGGCAAACTTGAAGAGGTTTCCAAAATACCAACTGATTTGCAAAACAAAAAGAAAGTAACGTTTGTTTTCCTCGAAGAACAAGACGATGGATCATATAAGGTTAAAGGAGTGAAAGCGAACGGTCAACAGACTGAAGAAGGTCCTGAGgtcgaaaatattttaaataagattaAGAGGGGCGAAATACAATTACCAGGACCGACTAAAATTTCCAATAGCTTATTCGTAGGTAGTACAACTACAACTACAACTACATCTAGACCGTCGACTGAATCCACTGACTACGTAGCGGCCTCATCACACCTACCTTCGAGCTACTCGAGCTATGTAACAGCATCTAGTCACGGGACAAGCGGACTGACCAGTCCCATCTATACAACTCCAACGCCCACCTACCAGAGTCACCGTTCTCAATCAACAAGAACAACATCGCAGCAGACGCAACCCTACGTACCCCCGACTGTGGCAGTCTCCACTACAGAAAGACATGCAGCCAAATCGAGTTCTCCATCATACGAATACTCGTCGAGCAGAAACAGCATCAGCCATGCTCCAAGGATCACATATCCTAGTTCCACTTTCTCAACTATCATCAACTCGACCCCGACCTATAGGACAACACCCAAAGACTTGGTTATCATTGGATCTAGTACAGTCCCTACTACTTATAGCGAACCAACTCCACATTTTAATGATAGAGAAGCAAACCCAGGTCTTGTGGAAATTTTGAAAGAGAACGGACTATTTGCGACCGCGAAGTATCTGAAACAATCGGGTTTAGATAGTATCTTGAATGAAACCGGACCATACACGATCTTCGCCCCGACCGACAAGGCGTTTAGGACGTTGCTGGTACAGCTCGGCGGACCCGACAAAGCTGAAGAGAAGTTCAAGGACAATCCACGGTTACTGAGTGGT CTGCTCCTCCACCACGTCATCCCAGGAGCTTTCGACATCGGATCCCTGCAGGATGAGATGACCGGTGTCTCCCTCGCCGGCACCCAACTCAGAGTCAACCAATATGATATGCATGACGTCGAGTGGAATGAAGTAAAGGTCACCACCATCAACGGGGCCAGGGTGCTGGAGGACAAAAAGGACATTCATATCCCACAG GGCATTGCTCACGCGGTGGACAGGGTGATGTTCCCTCTGCCCGTCGGGGACCTGGTGCAGACCCTGCAAGCGGACCGCGACCGCAGGTTCACCACCTTCCTGAAGGCGCTCCAGGCCAGCGGCTTTGTCGACACGCTGGCCG AAAGCAAAACCTACACGGTATTCGCGCCGACGGACGCGGCGTTCGCGCGCCTGCCCCCCGCCGAGCTGGCCCAGCTCACGGAGCGCGCGCGGGCGCACGAGCTGGTGGCGCGCCACGTGCTGCCCGGCACGCTCTACAGCGCCGGCATGCGCTACTACCAGCTGCGCAACTCTATGGAAGACGCTAAGCCCCTCACGCTGCAGAAAAACTCTG GTCGCATTAAAGTGAACAACGCGCAAGTGGTGACGCACAACATCCCGGCAACGAACGGCGTCATACACGCCATCGACAACGTGCTGTAG